The Osmia lignaria lignaria isolate PbOS001 chromosome 14, iyOsmLign1, whole genome shotgun sequence genome has a window encoding:
- the LOC117609113 gene encoding nuclear RNA export factor 2: protein MTNTEAVENMTILEPLRLSHTKPSFTAQESAIASRQDLWHKFILFGIGQYKAKEVLRVIILACEPEIILPVMYKEEEPNKSNFIAKCNSNAIEKLVKQGLCIALPNGQELRIDIVLGYLNSQDLQLNPNRVIAQALYYRYEPTKKVLNLDDFENEKSLGSIFCPISLPKVLHFVLRCTKMGILSNNRDSKLPVRELSLRYNKITAIVLLEKFFNYHLTKLDLRHNQIGDVEYLRYFSEFKISELWLDGNPLCTKYNKCQDYVQAVKNVFPHLQKLDGIVIGMEQKFVPNIQSTFLRDGTKTCLIKQFVKHYFTLYDQNDRQIMNGLYDRDALYSMTLGPVSNYVHKQLTKTFGANRNLLKFVDYAKCQDFLLRGPEKIISTFRSQPPTIHHLKTFQVDLLHEGELHLAISVQGLFSFREVSCPPMFFNRTFIIMKKEDDEYCITNDQCYLDGTPANSNSSGTHNNEVKFETKSAPKFVPTVFSVSEKDQLLTFLHELTTMNMKYCHQYLEDANWDIRTAITTFMNMYTVNNVPPAAFL, encoded by the coding sequence ATGACAAACACAGAAGCAGTTGAAAATATGACAATTTTAGAACCATTGAGATTGAGCCATACTAAACCATCCTTTACTGCTCAAGAATCAGCTATAGCTTCACGTCAAGACTTATGGCACAAATTCATTCTCTTTGGTATTGGACAATATAAAGCAAAGGAAGTATTAAGAGTAATCATTCTTGCTTGCGAACCTGAAATAATTCTGCCTGTTATGTACAAAGAAGAAGAACCAAATAAGAGTAATTTCATAGCAAAGTGTAACTCCAATGCTATAGAAAAGCTAGTGAAGCAAGGCTTATGTATAGCTTTGCCAAATGGACAAGAGTTGCGCATAGATATTGTGTTGGGATACTTAAATTCTCAGGATCTACAATTAAATCCAAACAGAGTGATAGCCCAAGCATTATATTATAGATACGAGCCAACTAAAAAGGTATTGAATCTTGATGATTTTGAGAATGAAAAATCACTAGGCTCTATATTTTGTCCTATATCTTTGCCTAAAGTATTGCACTTTGTTCTAAGATGTACTAAAATGGGAATTTTAAGTAACAATCGTGATTCAAAGTTACCtgttagagaattaagtttaagaTATAATAAAATCACAGCCATTGTTCTTCTTGAAAAATTCTTTAACTACCATTTAACAAAATTGGATCTAAGGCACAATCAAATTGGTGATGTGGAATATTTAAGGTATTTTAGTGAATTCAAAATAAGCGAACTTTGGTTGGATGGAAATCCATTATGTACAAAATACAATAAATGTCAGGACTATGTACAAGCAGTTAAAAATGTTTTTCCTCATTTACAAAAATTGGACGGAATTGTAATAGGTATGGAGCAAAAATTTGTCCCTAATATTCAGAGTACTTTTCTAAGAGATGGTACAAAAACTTGTCTCATCAAACAATTTGTAAAGCATTATTTCACATTGTATGATCAAAATGATAGACAAATAATGAATGGCTTATACGATAGAGATGCTCTTTATTCTATGACACTAGGACCTGTGTCAAATTATGTTCATAAACAGTTAACTAAAACGTTTGGGGCAAATAGGAATCTACTTAAATTTGTTGACTATGCCAAATGTCAAGACTTTTTATTACGTGGTCCAGAGAAAATTATATCAACATTTAGAAGTCAACCACCTACTATAcatcatttaaaaacatttcaagTAGATTTACTACATGAAGGGGAATTGCATCTTGCAATTTCTGTACAAggattattttcatttagagAAGTTTCATGTCCACCAATGTTTTTCAATAGAACTTTCATTATCATGAAGAAAGAAGATGATGAATATTGTATTACTAACGATCAGTGTTATCTTGATGGAACACCTGCTAATAGTAATTCATCAGGAACACATAACAATGAAGTAAAATTTGAAACAAAAAGTGCACCAAAATTTGTTCCAACTGTTTTTAGTGTTTCTGAGAAGGATCAGTTACTTACGTTTCTACATGAACTGACTACAATGAACATGAAATATTGTCACCAATACCTTGAAGATGCCAATTGGGATATAAGAACTGCTATCACAACGTTCATGAACATGTACACAGTTAACAATGTACCTCCAGCAGCTTTTTTATGA